A window of the Brassica oleracea var. oleracea cultivar TO1000 chromosome C1, BOL, whole genome shotgun sequence genome harbors these coding sequences:
- the LOC106309551 gene encoding uncharacterized protein LOC106309551: protein MEVPRRSLAASLSPLRLIDGLPRRRSFNYNQMPEEPIKLTVLKLDGSSFGIKVLKTATVGELKMAVEAAFSHLPITGVGKVSWPHVWAQFCLYYGDHRLINEADYLIEFGIKDGDQLRFIRHISNYCTMMVNHKSKTPHVSSLKQQLKLPSRFSLKPETWKKKGTQGQEDGVDSATKTQPSFLSTVLGGWLSYKSTPSRTKHRNVTASTSSHLRAFNNLIARFRFKCYSEKDVWNRKKLISETMK, encoded by the exons ATGGAAGTTCCACGCCGCTCTTTGGCTGCTTCTCTCTCTCCTCTCCGCCTCATCGATGGTCTCCCTCGTCGGAGGAGTTTTAATTATAACCAGATGCCAGAGGAGCCCATCAAACTCACTGTTCTCAAACTTGATGGATCTTCCTTTG GTATTAAAGTGTTGAAGACAGCTACTGTTGGCGAGCTCAAGATGGCTGTAGAAGCTGCGTTTTCTCACTTGCCCATCACTGGCGTTGGCAAAGTCTCTTG GCCGCATGTTTGGGCACAGTTCTGCTTATACTATGGAGATCACAGATTGATTAACGAGGCTGATTACCTCATTGAGTTCGGTATCAAAGACGGAGATCAG CTTAGGTTCATTCGCCATATATCAAACTACTGCACCATGATGGTAAACCATAAGAGCAAGACACCACATGTTTCTTCTTTGAAACAACAACTCAAACT ACCATCTAGGTTCTCTCTCAAACCCGAAACCTGGAAAAAGAAAGGAACACAAGGACAAGAAGACGGTGTTGACTCAGCCACCAAGACACAACCAAGCTTCCTATCGACTGTATTGGGAGGTTGGCTCTCTTACAAGTCAACACCAAGTCGGACTAAACACAGAAACGTGACTGCTTCTACTTCGAGTCACCTCAGAGCTTTTAACAACCTCATCGCAAGGTTTCGTTTCAAGTGTTACTCGGAGAAAGATGTCTGGAACAGGAAAAAGCTCATCTCTGAAACCATGAAATAA